Proteins from a genomic interval of Shumkonia mesophila:
- a CDS encoding flagellar assembly protein FliX, whose protein sequence is MKISNVGSTKATPSTARKKKSSETGDSEFAHELFGAAEASAPAAPVETHAVGTVESILAVQEVPDAPQERSRGLARQYGDDLLDRLEALRRDILVGAIPKDKLADLAHALRAQRGQTDDPRLKEIIDEIELRAKVEIAKLTRVV, encoded by the coding sequence ATGAAGATCTCGAATGTCGGATCCACCAAGGCGACCCCATCGACGGCGCGCAAGAAAAAGTCGTCGGAGACGGGAGACAGCGAATTCGCCCACGAACTGTTCGGCGCGGCGGAGGCCTCGGCCCCCGCGGCGCCCGTCGAGACGCACGCCGTGGGAACCGTCGAATCGATCCTGGCCGTCCAGGAGGTGCCGGACGCGCCCCAGGAACGCTCGCGCGGCTTGGCCCGCCAGTATGGCGACGACCTGCTGGACCGCCTCGAGGCGCTGCGCCGGGATATCCTGGTGGGGGCGATTCCCAAGGACAAGCTGGCCGATCTGGCCCATGCGCTCCGGGCCCAGCGGGGGCAGACAGACGACCCGCGCCTGAAGGAAATCATCGACGAGATCGAGCTCCGGGCGAAGGTCGAAATTGCCAAGCTTACGCGCGTGGTTTGA